The Sulfurospirillum deleyianum DSM 6946 nucleotide sequence CCAGGTGTTCCTGGAGGTAAAAGAGCCACTCTATCTCCTTCTTTAAGCAGTGTCTCTTTCGATGTAACCGTATGATTTAAAAAAACGGCTTCCACCTCATTTTGCTCAAGCCCCAAAGAATCAATCAAATCACAAATGCGTGTTTGTTCATTGATACGCCACTGCGCATCCAAATAGGGAATCCCCTTTTGTTTGAGTTTCTCACGTAAAAATGAAAAAGCATTGAGTATAATGTACATGGTTATCCTCTCTTAAGAGACTAAAATTAGAGGTATAGTATAACGTATGCAGGAGAGATTATGCAGTGTTTAGAATTTTTACGTACTCACCTTATTGAGGGTTTTTTACCACTTCAAACCAGTTTTGAAGCCATGAAACACTTTACATGTAACTTTCGTGATGTTGAGCAATGCGCTCTTGAAAACAACATTTTGCCGTTACGATACAAGCGAAATCAAAAAACATTCTCAACGCAAGATCAATATACCCTTTTTAAAGCTAAAGTGCTGATTGTAGGGTGTGGAGGATTGGGTGGATTTGTCAGTGAAATGCTCGCACGCATTGGTGTAGGAGAGCTTATTTTGTGCGATGGAGACGTTTTTGAAGAGCACAATCTCAACCGCCAAAACTTTTCATCCATTAAAACACTCGGACGCAACAAAGCCGAGGTACTCAAAGAAAAACTTGAAGAGATAAATCCAGCGTTACATGTAAAAACAAAAACAACCTTTTTACGCCTTCCAGAAGAGCGTGAACTGCTAGAAAAAGTCGATGTGATTGTCGATGCGTTAGACAATCCCAACCTTAAATGCCTTCTTGCTTTATGTGCACAAGCCATCAATAAACCTTTTGTTCATGCCGCTATTGGTGGATATTACAGCCAATTTGCAACCCAAACAACCTTAGAGCATCTCTACGCTCAAGAAGGCGATGGTATAGAGACGCAATTAGGCAATCCTTCGTTTACGGTCTGCTTTGCTGCCTCAATTCAAAGCGTAGAAGTGGTAAAATTACTTTTAAAGAAACCTCACTTAACACACTTTTTAATGGGAGATTTATGGGAATATGAAATGACCCATCTTTCATTACGCTAACATCAGTAAAGGGATAGAAATGAACGGATTGAAAGAGAAACTTTATACATTTAATGCGCTCTGTTTAGGAGCCATTTTAGCGATAGGGTCTCTTCTTTATTTTAAACTGATTCCTTCTTACTTATACTATTTTTTATGGCAAAGCACCTTTGCTTTTTTAGTGATTGCTATTGGATTAAGTATTTATTTTAATAAAAGTAAACTCTTTACGTTACTCCTTTTTCCACTCTTTTACAATCTTGCACTCGCCTTTCCAAACACTTTTTTTACGCACTTAAGCGGTAAAGCCTTTTGGCACATCGCACCCCTTAGCTGTGCCATTGGGTATCTTTTACTCTATGCCCTACAAGAACGAGGACTTTTTAGCCTTTTTGGCTTACTGCGTAGTGGTAT carries:
- a CDS encoding MoaD/ThiS family protein, whose amino-acid sequence is MYIILNAFSFLREKLKQKGIPYLDAQWRINEQTRICDLIDSLGLEQNEVEAVFLNHTVTSKETLLKEGDRVALLPPGTPGSYRLLSGLKEH
- a CDS encoding HesA/MoeB/ThiF family protein, with amino-acid sequence MQCLEFLRTHLIEGFLPLQTSFEAMKHFTCNFRDVEQCALENNILPLRYKRNQKTFSTQDQYTLFKAKVLIVGCGGLGGFVSEMLARIGVGELILCDGDVFEEHNLNRQNFSSIKTLGRNKAEVLKEKLEEINPALHVKTKTTFLRLPEERELLEKVDVIVDALDNPNLKCLLALCAQAINKPFVHAAIGGYYSQFATQTTLEHLYAQEGDGIETQLGNPSFTVCFAASIQSVEVVKLLLKKPHLTHFLMGDLWEYEMTHLSLR